A genome region from Manis pentadactyla isolate mManPen7 chromosome 5, mManPen7.hap1, whole genome shotgun sequence includes the following:
- the LOC118930957 gene encoding ubiquitin-conjugating enzyme E2 D3-like, producing the protein MFHCQATIMGPNDSPSQGGVFFLTIRFPTDYPFQPPKVAFTTRICHPNINCNGSICLDILRSQWSPALPISKVLLSICSLLCDPNPDDPVVPEIARIYKTEKSTRE; encoded by the coding sequence ATGTTCCATTGTCAAGCTACAATAATGGGGCCAAATGACAGTCCCAGTCAGGGTGGAGTATTTTTCTTGACAATTCGTTTCCCAACAGATTATCCCTTCCAACCACCTAAGGTTGCATTTACAACAAGAATTTGTCACCCAAATATTAACTGTAATGGCAGCATTTGTCTTGATATTCTGCGGTCACAGTGGTCTCCAGCACTACCTATTTCAAAAGTACTCTTGTCCATCTGTTCTCTGTTGTGTGATCCCAATCCAGACGATCCTGTAGTGCCTGAGATTGCACGGAtctacaaaacagagaaaagtaCAAGAGAATAG